The Solanum lycopersicum chromosome 9, SLM_r2.1 genome window below encodes:
- the LOC101267450 gene encoding ras-related protein RABA5c, whose protein sequence is MDSSDDDVEEYLFKIVIIGDSAVGKSNLLSRYARDEFNLHSKATIGVEFQTQVLEINGKEVKAQIWDTAGQERFRAVTSAYYRGAFGALLVYDISRRSTFESVTRWLDELNTHCDTTVAKMLVGNKCDLDNIRDVSIEEGAKLAEAEGLFFMETSALDSTNVNKAFEIVIREIYSNVSRKVLNSDSYKAELSINRVNLVKDDGEGSKRSWSSCCSR, encoded by the exons ATGGATTCATCAGATGATGATGTTGAAGAGTACCTTTTCAAGATTGTAATAATAGGGGATTCAGCAGTTGGTAAATCAAATTTGTTGTCAAGATATGCAAGGGATGAGTTTAATTTGCATTCTAAAGCTACTATTGGAGTTGAATTTCAGACCCAAGTTCTTGAAATTAATGGGAAAGAAGTTAAAGCTCAGATTTGGGATACTGCTGGACAAGAAAGGTTTAGAGCTGTGACTTCTGCTTATTATCGTGGTGCTTTTGGTGCACTCCTTGTGTATGATATAAGTCGGAggagtacttttgaaagtgttaCTAGATGGCTTGATGAGCTCAATA CCCATTGTGATACAACAGTCGCGAAGATGCTGGTAGGAAACAAATGTGATTTGGACAACATTAGAGACGTTAGTATTGAAGAAGGCGCGAAGCTTGCAGAAGCAGAAGGATTGTTCTTCATGGAGACATCCGCGTTGGATTCTACAAACGTTAATAAGGCTTTCGAGATTGTTATCCGTGAAATCTATAGCAATGTCAGTCGAAAGGTCTTGAATTCGGATTCCTACAAGGCAGAGTTATCTATTAACAGGGTAAACCTTGTAAAAGACGACGGAGAAGGATCGAAACGATCTTGGAGCAGTTGTTGCTCAAGATGA
- the LOC101267163 gene encoding uncharacterized protein isoform X1: protein MSVAAMGIVSGGIGYLSQLFTSDIAASTHQFCCFSVNSSPLHMNFSRSGCLVKRGSLLSPRVSVSTTGNAKIDGVDDQLSLSPDEIKPARKSADWKAARTYSERGLIFEGKVEGFNGGGLLIRFYSLVGFLPFPQMSPYHSCKEPQKTIQEIARDLTGSVLSVKVIQADEDRRRLIFSEKEASWLKFSNKINVGDTYQAKVGSVEDYGAFVHLRFPDGSYHLTGLVHVSEVSWDLVHDVRDILTEGDDVRVKIINIDREKSRITLSIKQLEEDPLLETLDKVIHKDASVHKNSLDSNGSLVIEPLPGLETIIEELMQEDGIYDILISRQGFEKRVVSQDLQLWLSNAPATGDQFTLLARAGRQVQEIQLTTSLDQEGIKRALQRVLERVP, encoded by the exons ATGTCTGTTGCAGCAATGGGCATAGTTTCAGGAGGCATTGGGTATCTTTCACAGTTGTTTACAAGTGATATAGCTGCTTCTACTCATCAGTTTTGTTGTTTTTCAGTGAATTCAAGCCCATTGCATATGAATTTTTCTAGGAGTGGTTGTTTGGTGAAAAGGGGTTCTTTGTTAAGCCCTAGAGTTTCAGTTTCTACTACTGGTAATGCTAAGATTGATGGAGTTGATGATCAGTTATCTTTGTCACCTGATGAGATCAAACCAGCTCGG AAGTCTGCTGATTGGAAAGCAGCAAGGACATACAGTGAGAGGGGACTGATATTTGAGGGCAAGGTTGAAGGCTTCAATGGTGGTGGTTTGCTGATTCGATTTTATTCTCTCGTGGGTTTTCTGCCCTTCCCACAGATGAGCCCTTATCACTCTTGTAAAG AACCACAAAAGACTATTCAAGAGATTGCGAGGGACTTGACCGGTTCTGTCCTCTCTGTGAAG GTAATCCAAGCTGATGAGGACAGACGAAGATTGATATTCTCTGAAAAGGAAGCTAGCTGGTTGAAgttttctaataaaataaatgtaggTGATACTTATCAAGCAAAGGTCGGTTCAGTTGAGGATTATGGTGCTTTTGTTCATCTACGCTTCCCAGATG GATCTTATCATCTCACTGGGCTTGTCCATGTCTCAGAAGTGTCTTGGGATTTAGTTCATGATGTCAGAGACATCCTCACAGAAGGAGACGATGTGAGggttaaaatcataaatattgacAG GGAAAAATCTAGGATTACCTTGTCAATTAAACAATTGGAGGAAGATCCTCTGCTGGAAACTCTGGATAAAGTAATTCATAAG GATGCATCCGTCCATAAAAATTCCTTGGATTCGAATGGCAGCTTGGTTATTGAGCCTCTTCCCGGGCTTGAAACAATAATTGAGGAATTAATGCAAGAAGACGG CATATACGATATTCTAATCAGTCGACAAGGATTTGAGAAACGAGTTGTTTCACAGGACTTACAGCTTTGGTTGTCGAAT GCACCAGCTACTGGGGATCAGTTTACTCTACTTGCTCGGGCTGGAAGACAG GTGCAAGAAATACAACTGACAACATCACTTGATCAAGAAGGAATAAAAAGGGCTCTGCAACGAGTCCTAGAACGTGTACCATGA
- the LOC101267163 gene encoding uncharacterized protein isoform X2, with product MSPYHSCKEPQKTIQEIARDLTGSVLSVKVIQADEDRRRLIFSEKEASWLKFSNKINVGDTYQAKVGSVEDYGAFVHLRFPDGSYHLTGLVHVSEVSWDLVHDVRDILTEGDDVRVKIINIDREKSRITLSIKQLEEDPLLETLDKVIHKDASVHKNSLDSNGSLVIEPLPGLETIIEELMQEDGIYDILISRQGFEKRVVSQDLQLWLSNAPATGDQFTLLARAGRQVQEIQLTTSLDQEGIKRALQRVLERVP from the exons ATGAGCCCTTATCACTCTTGTAAAG AACCACAAAAGACTATTCAAGAGATTGCGAGGGACTTGACCGGTTCTGTCCTCTCTGTGAAG GTAATCCAAGCTGATGAGGACAGACGAAGATTGATATTCTCTGAAAAGGAAGCTAGCTGGTTGAAgttttctaataaaataaatgtaggTGATACTTATCAAGCAAAGGTCGGTTCAGTTGAGGATTATGGTGCTTTTGTTCATCTACGCTTCCCAGATG GATCTTATCATCTCACTGGGCTTGTCCATGTCTCAGAAGTGTCTTGGGATTTAGTTCATGATGTCAGAGACATCCTCACAGAAGGAGACGATGTGAGggttaaaatcataaatattgacAG GGAAAAATCTAGGATTACCTTGTCAATTAAACAATTGGAGGAAGATCCTCTGCTGGAAACTCTGGATAAAGTAATTCATAAG GATGCATCCGTCCATAAAAATTCCTTGGATTCGAATGGCAGCTTGGTTATTGAGCCTCTTCCCGGGCTTGAAACAATAATTGAGGAATTAATGCAAGAAGACGG CATATACGATATTCTAATCAGTCGACAAGGATTTGAGAAACGAGTTGTTTCACAGGACTTACAGCTTTGGTTGTCGAAT GCACCAGCTACTGGGGATCAGTTTACTCTACTTGCTCGGGCTGGAAGACAG GTGCAAGAAATACAACTGACAACATCACTTGATCAAGAAGGAATAAAAAGGGCTCTGCAACGAGTCCTAGAACGTGTACCATGA
- the LOC101266869 gene encoding transcription termination factor MTERF15, mitochondrial, translated as MTSRSIRIFFMSFSNPSTLIPNPSLRCFCTNTTTVKRKSQVQYPLQFQEKSPQRNLIAVSCLLKKYGFPALELTNFLKKNRRLLNLDPAKIENSLKILLSLKPSQEFLVSMISSCPRVLEYDAIKKWEGCMRGFEEGSNLSSLAIRNILEVSMKFELDYDCVLGSLKCLKDLGVSDITLNKVLETHPMVITMSADKVRDSFEFVVDAFGIGNVEFDRILRVYPAVLVYGFQNKFKRLLDEFRALGFNMEVVKKQLLRDPRILAFEFGELSRCLELLKSLKCREAIKKDIFQDGAFKAGYEVKLRVDCLRNHGITLRDAYSVLWKEPRVILYSLDDVERKIEFLLHVMKFDIQCLVEVPEYLGVNFDKHILPRFKVIDHLRSIGGLGDEVGLRELIKPSRVKFYNLYVKPYPECESMYARFSRDTEARSQHPVGMWKLFIPQNNPKSRVDIMNIKSYMDSLA; from the coding sequence ATGACCAGTAGGAGTATCAGAAtcttttttatgtcattttctaATCCCTCTACTCTAATTCCAAATCCAAGTCTCCGCTGTTTTTGCACTAACACAACAACTGTAAAAAGAAAATCTCAAGTTCAATATCCTCTACAATTCCAAGAAAAATCTCCCCAAAGAAATCTCATTGCAGTGTCATgtcttctaaaaaaatatgGTTTTCCAGCTCTAGAACTTACTAATTTTCTCAAGAAGAATCGTCGTTTACTAAATCTAGACCCCGCCAAAATTGAAAATTCCCTTAAGATTCTATTATCCTTGAAACCATCTCAAGAATTCCTTGTATCCATGATAAGTAGTTGTCCCAGGGTTCTAGAATATGATGCTATAAAGAAATGGGAAGGATGCATGCGAGGATTCGAAGAAGGGTCCAATTTATCCTCCTTGGCTATTCGGAATATTCTGGAGGTCTCAATGAAATTTGAACTAGATTATGATTGTGTTTTGGGGTCTTTGAAATGTCTGAAGGATTTAGGGGTTAGTGATATTACTCTAAATAAGGTTTTGGAGACGCATCCCATGGTAATTACGATGTCTGCAGACAAGGTTCGTGACAGTTTTGAATTTGTCGTTGATGCCTTTGGGATTGGCAATGTTGAATTCGATCGCATTCTCCGTGTCTATCCGGCTGTTTTGGTCTATGGATTTCAAAATAAGTTTAAACGATTGCTTGATGAATTTAGAGCTCTGGGTTTTAACATGGAGGTGGTTAAGAAACAGCTTCTGAGAGATCCTAGAATTCTTGCATTTGAATTTGGGGAGTTATCGCGGTGTTTGGAGCTGCTTAAGAGTTTGAAATGTAGGGAAGCTATTAAGAAGGATATTTTTCAAGATGGGGCTTTTAAGGCTGGGTATGAGGTGAAACTAAGGGTTGATTGCTTGCGCAATCACGGGATAACCTTAAGGGATGCTTATTCTGTGTTATGGAAAGAGCCGAGAGTGATACTTTATAGCTTAGATGATGTTGAGAGGAAGATTGAGTTTTTGTTGCACGTGATGAAATTTGATATTCAATGTCTTGTTGAAGTTCCTGAGTACCTTGGGGTGAATTTCGATAAACATATTCTACCAAGATTCAAGGTAATTGACCACTTAAGATCAATAGGAGGACTTGGTGATGAGGTGGGGTTGAGAGAGTTGATTAAACCGAGTAGAGTGAAATTTTATAATCTATATGTAAAGCCTTATCCAGAGTGTGAATCAATGTATGCAAGATTTTCAAGAGATACTGAAGCGAGAAGTCAACATCCAGTGGGGATGTGGAAGCTTTTCATACCACAAAATAACCCAAAGTCCAGAGTAGATATAATGAACATTAAGTCGTATATGGATTCGCTGGCTTGA
- the LOC101266563 gene encoding uncharacterized protein — protein sequence MKGKTENDEEGAKGVVTLEELKKKMADFAKEREWDQFHTPRNLLLAMVGEVGELSEIFQWKGEVPRGLPDWAEKEKQHLGEELSDVLLYLVRLSDICGIDLGNAVLRKLELNAIKYPVSLCKGSSKKLTLLSKSTTTTTTTSSSENGVINDGE from the exons atgaagggaAAAAcagagaatgatgaagaaggagCAAAAGGGGTTGTGACTCTTGAAGAGCTGAAGAAAAAAATGGCTGATTTTGCTAAAGAAAGAGAGTGGGATCAGTTTCATACACCAAGAAATCTCCTTTTAGCTATG GTGGGTGAAGTGGGAGAATTGTCTGAAATATTTCAGTGGAAAGGTGAGGTCCCAAGAGGTCTACCAGATTGGGCAGAAAAAGAGAAGCAGCATTTAGGTGAAGAGCTATCAGATGTATTGCTTTATCTTGTCAGGCTTTCAGATATTTGTGGCATTGATCTAGGTAATGCTGTACTCAGAAAACTGGAGCTTAATGCCATTAAATACCCTGTTAGTCTTTGCAAAGGTTCATCAAAAAAGCTTACTCTTTTGAGCAAAAGtacaaccaccaccaccaccacctcaAGCAGTGAAAATGGTGTGATTAATGATGGTGAATGA
- the LOC101250055 gene encoding aldo-keto reductases superfamily protein isoform X1, translating into MTKEGKNVRRIKLGSEGLEVSVQGLGCMGMSAYYGSPKPEPDMIQLIHHAVNSGVTFLDTSNSYGPHTNEILLGKALKGGMRERVELATKFGIHFADGKIEVRGEPEYVRAACEASLKRLDVDCIDLYYQHRIDTRVPIEVTVGELKKLVEEGKIKYIGLSEASASTIRRAHAVHPITAVQLEWSLWSRDVEEEIIPTCRELGIGIVAYSPLGRGFLSSGPKLVEDLTNEDFRKHLPRFQGENLEHNKKLYERICELATKKGCTPSQLALAWVHHQGNDVCPIPGTTKIENFNQNIGALSIKLTSEDMAELESIASANAVQGDRYGSAAATYKDSETPPISAWKAT; encoded by the exons ATGACGAAAGAGGGAAAAAATGTGAGAAGAATCAAATTAGGTTCAGAAGGACTTGAAGTATCTGTTCAAGGACTTGGTTGTATGGGTATGTCCGCTTATTACGGGTCGCCCAAACCCGAACCCGATATGATCCAACTCATTCACCATGCCGTTAACTCTGGCGTTACATTTCTCGATACTTCCAACAGTTATGGGCCACACACTAACGAAATCCTCCTTGGTAAG GCTTTGAAGGGAGGAATGAGGGAACGAGTCGAGTTAGCAACAAAATTTGGTATACATTTTGCAGATGGAAAGATAGAAGTACGTGGAGAGCCAGAATATGTAAGGGCAGCATGCGAGGCTAGCTTAAAGCGACTTGATGTTGATTGCATAGACTTGTACTACCAGCACCGGATTGATACACGCGTGCCCATTGAAGTAACG GTTGGAGAACTTAAGAAGCTGGTTGAAGagggtaaaataaaatatataggtCTATCAGAGGCTTCAGCATCAACAATTAGAAGAGCACACGCTGTTCATCCAATAACAGCAGTACAATTAGAATGGTCACTATGGTCGAGAGATGTAGAGGAAGAAATAATCCCTACTTGCAg AGAACTCGGAATTGGGATTGTAGCATACAGTCCACTAGGCCGGGGCTTTTTGTCATCCGGTCCAAAGCTGGTTGAGGACTTGACAAATGAAGATTTCCGAAAG CATCTACCGAGGTTTCAGGGCGAGAATCTTGAGCATAACAAAAAATTGTACGAGAGGATTTGTGAATTGGCAACTAAGAAGGGATGCACCCCGTCTCAACTGGCGTTGGCGTGGGTACATCACCAAGGAAACGACGTGTGTCCCATCCCGGGCACCACTAAGATTGAAAATTTCAATCAGAACATTGGAGCTCTGTCCATAAAGCTAACATCAGAAGACATGGCAGAGCTTGAATCTATTGCTTCAGCTAATGCAGTCCAGGGTGATAGGTACGGTTCGGCTGCAGCAACCTACAAAGATTCAGAAACTCCTCCTATTTCAGCATGGAAGGCTACATAA
- the LOC101250055 gene encoding aldo-keto reductases superfamily protein isoform X2, with protein MPLTLALHFSILPTVMGHTLTKSSLALKGGMRERVELATKFGIHFADGKIEVRGEPEYVRAACEASLKRLDVDCIDLYYQHRIDTRVPIEVTVGELKKLVEEGKIKYIGLSEASASTIRRAHAVHPITAVQLEWSLWSRDVEEEIIPTCRELGIGIVAYSPLGRGFLSSGPKLVEDLTNEDFRKHLPRFQGENLEHNKKLYERICELATKKGCTPSQLALAWVHHQGNDVCPIPGTTKIENFNQNIGALSIKLTSEDMAELESIASANAVQGDRYGSAAATYKDSETPPISAWKAT; from the exons ATGCCGTTAACTCTGGCGTTACATTTCTCGATACTTCCAACAGTTATGGGCCACACACTAACGAAATCCTCCTTG GCTTTGAAGGGAGGAATGAGGGAACGAGTCGAGTTAGCAACAAAATTTGGTATACATTTTGCAGATGGAAAGATAGAAGTACGTGGAGAGCCAGAATATGTAAGGGCAGCATGCGAGGCTAGCTTAAAGCGACTTGATGTTGATTGCATAGACTTGTACTACCAGCACCGGATTGATACACGCGTGCCCATTGAAGTAACG GTTGGAGAACTTAAGAAGCTGGTTGAAGagggtaaaataaaatatataggtCTATCAGAGGCTTCAGCATCAACAATTAGAAGAGCACACGCTGTTCATCCAATAACAGCAGTACAATTAGAATGGTCACTATGGTCGAGAGATGTAGAGGAAGAAATAATCCCTACTTGCAg AGAACTCGGAATTGGGATTGTAGCATACAGTCCACTAGGCCGGGGCTTTTTGTCATCCGGTCCAAAGCTGGTTGAGGACTTGACAAATGAAGATTTCCGAAAG CATCTACCGAGGTTTCAGGGCGAGAATCTTGAGCATAACAAAAAATTGTACGAGAGGATTTGTGAATTGGCAACTAAGAAGGGATGCACCCCGTCTCAACTGGCGTTGGCGTGGGTACATCACCAAGGAAACGACGTGTGTCCCATCCCGGGCACCACTAAGATTGAAAATTTCAATCAGAACATTGGAGCTCTGTCCATAAAGCTAACATCAGAAGACATGGCAGAGCTTGAATCTATTGCTTCAGCTAATGCAGTCCAGGGTGATAGGTACGGTTCGGCTGCAGCAACCTACAAAGATTCAGAAACTCCTCCTATTTCAGCATGGAAGGCTACATAA
- the LOC101250055 gene encoding aldo-keto reductases superfamily protein: protein MTKEGKNVKRIKLGSEGLEVSVQGLGCLGMSDFYGPPKPEPDMIELIHHAINSGITFFDTSNSYGPYTNEILLGKALKGGMRERVELATKFGIHFADGKIEVRGEPEYVRAACEASLKRLDVDCIDLYYQHRIDTRVPIEVTVGELKKLVEEGKIKYIGLSEASASTIRRAHAVHPITAVQLEWSLWSRDVEEEIIPTCRELGIGIVAYSPLGRGFLSSGPKLVEDLTNEDFRKHLPRFQGENLEHNKKLYERICELATKKGCTPSQLALAWVHHQGNDVCPIPGTTKIENFNQNIGALSIKLTSEDMAELESIASANAVQGDRYGSAAATYKDSETPPISAWKAT from the exons ATGACGAAAGAGGGAAAGAATGTGAAAAGAATCAAATTGGGTTCAGAGGGACTTGAAGTATCTGTTCAAGGACTTGGTTGTCTGGGTATGTCCGATTTCTACGGTCCGCCCAAACCCGAACCCGATATGATTGAACTAATACACCATGCCATTAACTCCGGCATAACATTTTTCGATACTTCAAATAGTTATGGGCCTTACACTAATGAAATCCTCCTTGGCAAG GCTTTGAAGGGAGGAATGAGGGAACGAGTCGAGTTAGCAACAAAATTTGGTATACATTTTGCAGATGGAAAGATAGAAGTACGTGGAGAGCCAGAATATGTAAGGGCAGCATGCGAGGCTAGCTTAAAGCGACTTGATGTTGATTGCATAGACTTGTACTACCAGCACCGGATTGATACACGCGTGCCCATTGAAGTAACG GTTGGAGAACTTAAGAAGCTGGTTGAAGagggtaaaataaaatatataggtCTATCAGAGGCTTCAGCATCAACAATTAGAAGAGCACACGCTGTTCATCCAATAACAGCAGTACAATTAGAATGGTCACTATGGTCGAGAGATGTAGAGGAAGAAATAATCCCTACTTGCAg AGAACTCGGAATTGGGATTGTAGCATACAGTCCACTAGGCCGGGGCTTTTTGTCATCCGGTCCAAAGCTGGTTGAGGACTTGACAAATGAAGATTTCCGAAAG CATCTACCGAGGTTTCAGGGCGAGAATCTTGAGCATAACAAAAAATTGTACGAGAGGATTTGTGAATTGGCAACTAAGAAGGGATGCACCCCGTCTCAACTGGCGTTGGCGTGGGTACATCACCAAGGAAACGACGTGTGTCCCATCCCGGGCACCACTAAGATTGAAAATTTCAATCAGAACATTGGAGCTCTGTCCATAAAGCTAACATCAGAAGACATGGCAGAGCTTGAATCTATTGCTTCAGCTAATGCAGTCCAGGGTGATAGGTACGGTTCGGCTGCAGCAACCTACAAAGATTCAGAAACTCCTCCTATTTCAGCATGGAAGGCTACATAA
- the LOC104649444 gene encoding auxin-induced protein PCNT115 — translation MAAEGTKVGRIKLGSEGLEVSAQGLGCMGMSAFYGPPKPDSDMVQLIHHAINSGVTFLDTSDVYGPHTNEILLGKALMGGMRERVELATKFAVSFAEGKMQVRGEPAYVRAACEASLKRLDVDCIDLYYQHRIDTRVPIEVTVGELKKLVEEGKIKYIGLSEASASTIRRAHAVHPITAVQLEWSLWSRDVEEDIVPTCRELGIGIVAYSPLGRGFLSSGPKLLEDCSNEDFRKYLPRFQGENLEHNKKLYERICQIAAKKGCTPSQLALAWVHHQGNDVCPIPGTTKIENLNQNIGALSIKLTSEDMTELESIASANAVQGDRYGSAAATYKDSETPPLSAWKAT, via the exons ATGGCGGCAGAGGGAACAAAAGTGGGAAGAATCAAATTGGGTTCAGAGGGTCTTGAAGTATCTGCTCAAGGACTTGGTTGTATGGGTATGTCCGCTTTTTACGGGCCTCCCAAACCCGATTCCGATATGGTCCAACTCATCCACCACGCCATTAACTCCGGCGTCACATTTCTCGATACTTCCGATGTATATGGGCCCCACACTAATGAAATCCTCCTCGGCAAG GCTCTGATGGGCGGGATGAGGGAACGAGTTGAGTTAGCAACAAAATTTGCTGTAAGTTTTGCAGAAGGAAAAATGCAAGTGCGCGGAGAGCCAGCCTATGTAAGGGCAGCATGCGAGGCTAGCTTAAAGCGACTTGATGTTGACTGCATAGACTTGTACTACCAGCACCGGATTGATACACGCGTGCCCATTGAAGTAACG GTTGGAGAACTTAAGAAGCTGGTTGAAGAgggtaaaattaaatatataggTCTATCAGAGGCTTCAGCATCAACAATTAGAAGAGCACATGCAGTTCATCCAATAACAGCGGTTCAATTAGAATGGTCTCTATGGTCAAGAGATGTAGAGGAAGACATAGTCCCTACTTGCAG AGAACTTGGAATCGGGATTGTAGCATACAGTCCACTAGGGCGTGGCTTTTTATCATCCGGTCCAAAGCTGCTTGAGGACTGCTCAAATGAAGATTTCCGAAAG TATCTACCGAGGTTCCAGGGCGAGAATCTTGAGCACAACAAAAAACTGTATGAGAGGATTTGTCAAATTGCAGCTAAGAAGGGATGCACCCCGTCTCAACTGGCGTTGGCGTGGGTACATCACCAAGGAAACGACGTGTGTCCCATTCCTGGCACCACTAAGATTGAAAACTTAAACCAGAACATTGGAGCTCTGTCCATAAAGCTTACTTCTGAAGACATGACAGAGCTTGAATCTATTGCTTCAGCTAATGCAGTCCAGGGTGATAGGTACGGTTCGGCTGCGGCAACCTACAAAGATTCAGAAACTCCACCCCTTTCAGCATGGAAGGCTACATAA
- the LOC101266267 gene encoding auxin-induced protein PCNT115 translates to MATEGTKVGRMKLGSEGLQVSVQGLGCMGMSAFYGPPKPEPEMIELIHHAINSGVTLLDSSDVYGPYTNEILIGKALKGGMRERVELATKFGIVLGDEKKAEGKREVHGNPAYVRSACEASLKRLDVDCIDLYYQHRIDTRVPIEVTVGELKKLVEEGKIKYIGLSEASASTIRRAHAVHPITAVQLEWSLWSRDVEEEIIPTCRELGIGIVAYSPLGRGFLSSGPKLLEDLSNEDYRKHLPRFQAENLEHNKKLYERICQMAAKKGCTPSQLALAWVHHQGNDVCPIPGTTKIENFNQNIGALSVKLTSEDMAELESIASANAVQGDRYIPGMSTFKNSETPPLSAWKAT, encoded by the exons ATGGCGACGGAAGGAACAAAAGTGGGAAGAATGAAGTTGGGTTCAGAGGGGCTTCAAGTATCTGTTCAAGGACTTGGTTGTATGGGTATGTCCGCTTTTTACGGGCCGCCCAAACCCGAACCCGAAATGATCGAACTAATCCACCACGCCATTAACTCCGGCGTCACTCTTCTTGATAGCTCCGATGTATATGGGCCATACACCAACGAAATCCTCATTGGTAAA GCTTTGAAGGGAGGGATGAGAGAACGGGTTGAATTAGCAACAAAGTTTGGTATTGTTTTAGGAGATGAAAAGAAAGCAGAAGGAAAGAGAGAAGTGCATGGAAATCCAGCCTATGTAAGGTCAGCGTGCGAGGCTAGTTTAAAGCGACTTGATGTTGACTGTATAGACTTGTACTATCAGCACCGAATTGATACACGTGTGCCCATTGAAGTCACG GTTGGAGAACTTAAGAAGCTGGTCGAAgaaggtaaaataaaatatataggtCTATCCGAGGCTTCAGCATCAACAATTAGAAGAGCACATGCTGTTCATCCAATAACAGCAGTACAATTAGAATGGTCTCTATGGTCGAGAGATGTAGAGGAAGAAATAATCCCTACTTGCAG AGAACTCGGAATTGGGATTGTGGCATACAGTCCACTAGGACGGGGCTTTTTGTCTTCCGGTCCAAAGCTGCTTGAGGATTTGTCAAATGAAGACTACCGAAAG CATCTGCCAAGGTTCCAGGCGGAGAATCTTGAGCATAACAAAAAGCTGTATGAGCGAATTTGTCAAATGGCAGCTAAGAAGGGATGCACTCCTTCTCAACTAGCGTTGGCTTGGGTACATCACCAAGGAAACGACGTGTGTCCCATCCCTGGCACCACTAAGATTGAAAACTTCAACCAGAACATTGGAGCTCTGTCTGTAAAGTTAACATCAGAAGACATGGCAGAACTTGAATCCATTGCCTCAGCTAACGCAGTCCAGGGTGATCGATATATACCTGGTATGAGTACTTTCAAAAATTCAGAAACGCCGCCCCTTTCAGCATGGAAGGCTACATGA
- the LOC101264763 gene encoding auxin-induced protein PCNT115-like yields the protein MAAEGIKEVPRMKMGSQGLEVSAQGLGCMGMSAFYGPPKPDDEMIKLIHHSINSGITFLDTSDIYGPYTNEILIGKALKGETRERVELATKFGINASADGKIEIIGDPCYVRASCEASLKRLDVNCIDLYYQHRIDTRVPIEITMGELKKLVEEGKIKYIGLSEASASTIRRAHEVHPITAVQLEWSLWSRDVEEEIIPTCRELGIGIVAYSPLGKGFLSSGPKLLEDLSNEDFRKHIPRFQAENLKHNKILYERICQMATKKGCTPSQLALAWVHHQGNDVCPIPGTTKIKNLEQNIEALYIKLTTEDMVELESIASADAVKGERDASSASTYKTSDTPHMSTWHAAR from the exons ATGGCTGCAGAAGGAATTAAAGAAGTGCCAAGAATGAAGATGGGCTCACAGGGCCTTGAAGTATCAGCTCAAGGGCTGGGCTGTATGGGCATGTCTGCATTTTATGGGCCCCCAAAACCTGATGATGAAATGATCAAACTTATTCACCATTCCATTAATTCTGGTATCACTTTTCTTGATACTTCAGATATATATGGGCCTTACACAAATGAAATCCTCATAGGAAAG GCTTTGAAGGGAGAGACGAGAGAACGAGTTGAGTTGGCAACAAAGTTTGGAATTAATGCTTCTGCAGatggaaaaatagaaataattggAGATCCCTGCTATGTTAGAGCTTCATGTGAAGCTAGCTTAAAGAGACTTGATGTTAACTGCATCGATTTATACTATCAACATAGGATCGATACACGTGTGCCAATTGAAATCACG ATGGGAGAACTTAAGAAGCTAGTCGAAGagggtaaaataaaatacataggTCTCTCTGAGGCTTCAGCATCGACGATTAGGCGAGCACATGAAGTTCATCCAATAACAGCAGTACAGTTAGAATGGTCTCTATGGTCAAGAGATGTAGAGGAAGAAATAATTCCTACTTGCAG gGAGCTTGGAATTGGAATTGTAGCATATAGTCCCTTAGGTAAAGGATTTTTGTCATCAGGTCCGAAGCTGCTCGAGGATCTGTCAAATGAAGACTTTCGGAAG CATATACCAAGGTTTCAAGCTGAGAATCTCAAGCATAACAAGATCTTATACGAGAGAATTTGCCAAATGGCAACGAAGAAGGGATGTACGCCATCTCAATTAGCCTTAGCCTGGGTACATCACCAAGGAAATGACGTGTGCCCCATCCCAG GTACCACTAAGATCAAAAACCTCGAACAGAACATCGAAGCTCTGTACATTAAGTTAACAACTGAAGACATGGTGGAGCTTGAATCCATTGCTTCAGCTGATGCAGTGAAAGGTGAAAGAGATGCTTCTAGTGCAAGTACTTATAAAACCTCTGATACTCCACATATGTCAACTTGGCATGCTGCGCGATGA